DNA sequence from the Alosa sapidissima isolate fAloSap1 chromosome 13, fAloSap1.pri, whole genome shotgun sequence genome:
GATGGAGATGGTGGGGCTGTTGTCTTGGGAGTTATAAGAATATGTTGTCGTCTCTTCCAGAAGCTGAGGAGCTCTATCAGAAACGTGTTTTGACAATAACCGGAATCTGCATTGCGCTCCTAGTGGTTGGGATTATGTGTGTGGTAGCCTACTGCAAAACAAAGTAATTGACACTCACATTCTATTCACCATTTATGTTTACTTCAAAACACACCATGTGTTCCATTTCATCTGtcaaacatactgtaccatTTCTGTTCATAATATCATTTTGGTTTCCTTCTTTACTTTTTGTTTCTTAAAGAGTACGGTTAAAGTTTCCTTCCATAGAATATCTCCAGCCTAAATAATTTGAATTAAATTAATTGTAGGTGTCAAGACAGACACGTTTGCTGTGGTTGTTATATTTTATATGCTTGTGCATTCTTCCTCCAGTAGACATAGACGTAGACTGGATCTTTGATTGCTacatctctcacactctttgcTTTCCCTTGAAcagaaaacaaaggcaaaaactCCATGACAGGCTGAGGCAGAGTTTACGCGAGCGCAACACTATGGCCTCCATGGCCAACGGACCACAAATGCCCCCACCACACCCAACCCCCGAAAACATCCAGCTTGTCAATGTAAGCTTGCTGCAAAAAGGCTGGCATAcactgtgtgtgggagtgtgtgtgtgtgtgtgtgtgtgtggggctccATGTCGATACCTGGGTAGGATACAATTTAAGCAGTGcagtaaatatttcatgacatCTCTATTCAGTGAAGTTACATCAAAGTAAAGGGAAGTAAGACTTTGCTTCAAAGCGAGGCATGGAACTAAATCTTTTCACTTGGATGAATAGGCATACCTACAGTTTGTGACAGACATAACCTTTATTTAACTTGTGAGTTACTACTTCAGTATAACAACAATAAATTCAACAATAAATCTGATTCATTACATGATTCCTAAATTGTCTCATCAGATAAACTGTGTGACTCTATGTATGTATTGATCCAATAGAATAACCTAGGATTCATGTTATTAATCGCTAATTTAGCTAACATCACTACTATCACTAAtttcatgaccccccccccccctcctttctaGCAATATATCTCTAAAACTGCACCTGCTAAACACGTCATAGAAAAAGAAACGGAAACCTCCTTCTCCCCGAGCCAGTACACTTCTTCAGCTCACCAGTCcactacagtcacacacacctccagccaGAGGTAAGTCTgatcctttcacacacacatacacacacacacacacacacacctctgtctcctctccctcttcgtCTCTAGCTCTCTCCCCATCCGTCCCTCTGGGCAGCCGGATAGTTGAGATTTACCACGCACTTACGTAACCTAGCCCCCTCTTTTATCTTCTTCGtcgtcctcttcttcttctgagGGCTGAATGTGTCAGGACACATCAGCTCTTGCCCTCTGTGGCTATCTTAATGAAAGCAATCTCACTTCCGCCAGACCTCATTTCTCTGCCCactctgtgcgtgtgtaatcGCAAAGGAAGAGTCCATTCAAATTAACTATATATTTGTTTTACCTTTCAGCCAAGTGAGTGATTGAGAGATCAGCTTTGGCGCCCATTTAATATCACTCCAGACATTTTTAGAAATGGTCTTTTAACTATAGTTTTAATAGATGATTGTATGGGCCCAGCCCTGACAATGATAATTGATGTGAAAACCATAGCGGTATATGATCAAAGCTTCTATATCTCTCTATAGTAGTCTCTTATCTTCCTTGGTTTCACTGCTGGAAAGAATCTTGATGAGTTTGCCCTTCCAGGCAAGAGTTCTGTAGTCTATACAGTGCACTGCTGCACCGACATTGTCCAAGATAGGTGTGATGGGTGTGAAATCACGGCTTGCTCCATGAAAATCCACCCTGCTGCTTGAGCAGATGTGCTCTAGTtggagctgctctctctctctctttctctcgctccctctctctcgctctctctctgttccctctaTTTTAAGAACCTCTGCCCTGTCGCCCTTTCTCTCCCCAGCTGGATGAACAGCAAGCATGAGAACATCGTGTCGGAGAGCCGCTCTGCGCTGGTGATGTCATCGGTGGAGGGCAGCCGGCAGGGCACACCCAGCCACCGGGGCCGTCTGAACGCCACCGGCAGCACCCGTGACCTCGGTGCCTACCTCAAGAGCACCAGGGAGACACCTGACTCCAGCAGAGACTCGCCCTACAGCGAGAGGTACCGTGCCAGGGCGGAACGATGGCGTGACAGACGCTGAGGCCTAACACCcgctatgttttgttttgttgttgtagccagtgatggttcgctCGTAAACAGGCACAGCCTTGCCAGCTGATGACGAATGCTTGTGATGATCAGTGCCagaactgtgtttgtgtgtttcagttTCTTTAAAGGGGAAAATCCGGTGTAAAATGGATTTTGGAGACGAACATTTGAAGTTCGAACGTTCTAGGGAGCAAAAAAAGCGTAATCCGATGCTTTCTAAACTAGCCTGTTTTCAGCCGATGCTTTCAAAATGCTAGCACTGGTAGCGATAGTGCATTTCTCATGGTAAAAAGATTGCTAATTTTaaaccatttacgaggctcaaagtaacCCGACACTTCTTTGGCAGTATAATGAAGGTCCTAACATTATAAAAGAGGCATTGTAAATGTACAGATAGTTTATTAAAAAGGACTGTATACAGACAATACCTTGAGTCGTTTGCCGGTCGGTGCCATCGTTTTAAAATTAGCAAtcggggcgctgtggcgcaacaggtAACTACGCCCATACCAtgtacgggtccaagtgcccatggggacccaggttcgagtccggcctgcggtcatgtcctgatcccaccccatctctctctcccactccttcctgtctatcttcgttgtcctatccaaataaaggcaaaaagttTTATTATACTTTATATActttatatatttaaaaaaaaaaaagaatgcatCGGTTTAGGGTTTTTTTCTCCCCAACGAATATCCGAACTCTTTATCATGCTAAGCATATCCAAAATCCATTTTACACTGGATATCCCCTTTAAACAACCTCTTTAAATTCTCTTCACAATGCTGTTCAATGTCATGTATAACAGCTGTTAGTGATGTGTGATATATATCTTAAACTACAGCTGGTCCGCAATTACTAACTTtgcaaaacaaaagtttagcgatcaggaaatATCAGGAATTTAGCAAACACAGAAGCGTTACTtagtaatgtagtgtagtgtagtggtccTAAGATGTGAGGAAACATAGATGTTTAATTATCATCGAATTAACGATGTTTATGTCGAATGAACAAAATCCCAGAAAAtatcaatatttttttaatatcgCACACCCCTGTAGTCTGTGTAAATCAAACCTGAAGTAAGTTTCACATTTGTCATTGTCATAATTTTCGTTCTTTTTGGTGCAGCAGATTTTTTTCATGGCTTTGTGTTAAAGTAATGAGATTCATTATCTTTATGGATTGTGGTGATTTTGGCTGCTGTTATCGATATCGTCTCAGAATAGCATAATCCATTACATTTGATGTAATCAATATGTTAATCAGATTCATTTCCTGGACAGGAAAAGAGCAGCCTCATTTGCCtgtctgtattttttttcttatggACAGAATTATGACAGGTTTGGTATCAGTGGTCAGAGCCTTCTACcagttaaaaagttggatagttCCACTGTAGCACGGTGACTTTTGTCAGACATTGCTTACTCTGGTGTATAATGCCAACAGCTGTGGAAATTAAGTCATTTATTCTATTTAGACTTTGGGTACAACAGTGGCAATGAGACATGAATTCATgtgacccttctctctctcaggtaCATGTCTGCCATGACAACGCCAACTCACCTTTCCCACGTGGAGCTGTTGTCCCCAGTGACCCCTGGCTCGCCCCCCTCCGAGATGTCTGCGCCCCTCTCCAGCCTGGCCACGTCCGTCCCGTCGGTGGCGGTGAGCCCCATCGTGGACGAAGACCggcccctcctcttcctcacgcCACCGCGCCTGAGGGACAAGCAGAAGTCAGGCTgcggcagcagcagtggtggATGCGGAGGCCACGGCCACAAAAACGGCAGTGGAGCCAACCAGTGCAGCAAACGCAACTCGGCCCACTACAACCACGGGCAGGACCCCAGCCCACCCCCCAGCCCCCTGCACATCATGGAGGACGACGAATATGAGAGCACGCAGGAGTATGAGGCCACCATCGCCGCCACACCGGTGGCACTGACAGCAGCCGCAGTGACCCGCCCTCCATCCCCAACCTCCAAGAAACTCTCCCACACCTCTGCTGCCACTTCTGCTGCCACCAAAAGAACAAAGCCCAACGGCATCGCCGTGGGTGCTGATACGGTGGCTCGGCAAGGCCAAGCAGAGCCAGTCGGCACGGCGCCggcagcagtggcagcagccGCCGTTAGCGAGAGCAGCTCGGAGGAGAGCAGCAGCTCGGACGAGAGTGAGACGGAGGACGAGCGTGTGGGGGAGGACACGCCCTTCCTCAGCATACAGAATCCCGCGGCGGGGGGGCCCGAGGTGCCCACAGCCCTGGCACTGCGGCCAGTGGACGGCAGCAGGACTAACCCCGCACTCCGCCTCTCGCCACAGGAGGACCTCCAAGTGCGGTTATCCAGCGTGATAACCAACCAAGACCCCATCGCTGTATAGACAAACAACAACCAACCAACCCCAACGTTACACTACAGATGCTTCAAACATACCTAAGGCTGAGTTAAGACGAACGAAatcaaaatgaaacaaaaaaaaataccgCTATACAGAGTCACCGTTAAACCTTTATTTTCTATAAATTAAAGTATTTGGGGGaaaagagtggggggggggaacaAATTActaagaataaaaaaataacaaaaaagacAGAACTTTTATTTTAGAGATGTAGTTACTAAAGTCTTTTATAAATTAAATGTGTGCAGAAGCGTTTGTGGAAGGAAGTGCCATACACTTTAATGTAGCAGGAGTCACAGTATTTCAAcggcaaaatatatatatatatatatatataaatatttaaaaaaaatatatcaatGGTGCCTTTATTTTCAGTTAAGAGGACCTGTAGGGAACTGCTTTGACACCGAGCCATATATTCGTCCATTTTAACCACCTGAGGACTTTGATTTTGAAGGGAAATGGATCCACCAGCATTAATAAATTGTAGTATTTTTTATGACAGCAAAGCTGTCCGTGAAGAGTGCAGCAATGAAATCTCTAAATTTGTTCTTTATAAGTTTTGGATATACAGAAATTGGGATTTAGAATTGATCCTGGGAACAAGAATTTGGGAAAATAAAGTGAATAACCTTCTCAATCAAAACCGTAGGTGTCGTTACAATGATGATTAGAGTATCAGATTAATGAAATTAATATAAAGATAGAGTATGTGGCAGTGCAAGGAAGTACAGTACATCATTGTTTATTACGAATTCAGATTATTCAACTCTAATATCAGCAACATTGGGTATCATGGAATACAGATTGTATAACGTTATAGCAATAGGACATTCCTATAAATTTGAGGAATGTGAAGGTGTTGTTGGCCATCACTTGAAATGGCTGTCAACTTGTTTCCTATAAGAATGAATGACTGAATATATGGCTCATTCTGTCAGTGTTTTGACACATCCATAGGTTCTTGAGtaatgcattgtgggggaaatATAGCACCATTTGAAAATATCGACCACAATAATAGATGGCAAGTGCTTTTCTGTGCGACTGTGTTTTTTCTATgtttgctgtcattttgttttttgtttgtactTGTTTTTTGCATATGTCCCTCCACATACATTTTACCAATGTTACATTATCCAaagtgttcctttttgtgtttcATATATTAAACATTCTCTTTATTTCAGAGTTATtgttcatactgtatgtatggaaaatatattttagtgtAAATCTCATtatgaaaagtattttttgttattatccCAAATATACATTTGGGAGTTATGCgtattaagaaaaaaaaagtcgtCACAGCCTTCTGAAATGACCAATATactgacacacatatacatttccCTTTCTGTACATTTAGAGGCTTTTCAATCTGCAGGACCTTGTGCACACTGAGAATTTGCAGATGACTACCAACAATGTTTGACTCCTGTCAGTGTCAGCCTTATTATATTAGTCTCTTTGAGTTCCTTCCGACCATTGATTATATTTTATACAGAAAGAAGCGGCCCATTGAAGATGCATTTACagttatttgtatttatttaatttatttatttatttatgtttgtatTTATTATGTGGGCCTTACATAGACGATCATAAATTCTATATTTTAAtagttttcttgttttttttttcttcttcgcTCAAagttttgttgtttattttcttcACCATCCTCAACTACATGGCTTGTCATTCAGCATaacaataatataaataaatgtacattGCCAGTGGTTCATTGTATGGTGGTTCTTAGTGTAActgtgtaaaaaaacaaaaaaaacatgaaacttTCCCACATGGGCATCAACCACTTCACAACTACCCCATGATGCATTGCTTTCAAACTAAGATGTGTCTGTTGATTTCTGTAAATATtctacacaaaaaaaacatcacttctTTGGGTTGCAGTTGAAATGGTAAACTGTTTTCTCTGTGTTTCGTCAACTTCAGTCCCTCTTGGCCGACTGTGCATAACCCCCTCCTCAATGTACAGTACCTAACACTGATTTTGTGCAGACCCACTTGTTGTTTTGAAATGTCCAAGTATCAGTTCAGTTTAAAATTGTATCCATGCAGTGCAACGCAACACACTCGACTGGGTTGCAATCAGTACAAGACAAACCTGTAGCTCTACAGCTCCATCTCACTGTGAAGTGTGAGACGATTGATGTAAACAGCCCATGCTGAAGATGAAAACTGAAGCGCTGTACCCAAGCTGCATGACGACACACATGGACATAAACCGCAGGCATGCCCGTCGCACCCAATGTGCAGAGATGTGCATGAATGGAGATGTCAAAGAGACCATTCCAATGGCCACAATtcctttatttttcttttttttccgatTCCATTGAATTTCCATTAAATGAAACTGCTCATTCCCAACCTAGTGTGTGACATATTTAGTCTTTTTGATAGCTTATCCTTGTCTCCTGAACTAACTCTTTTTTTCCATTAATGATTGACAACAAGATTAAagcaatattaaaaaaaaaacgttactGGCATTTGTCAAAACAACTGCTGCTATTTAACAAATCATTTAATATAGTCATTGGCAAGAAATGTATTTTGGACAAATGAATAGAATTCGTCAACCTTTACCCTTTACAATTTCAACTTCAAACCTTTACACTAGCAATTATATCCACTTCAGCTGTTTCATCTTTAGATAACTTGTATAAATGACTGAAAATGACGTTACACTACATATATCTGTACAGAATATACATAGGGCTTTTCAGGTTTCTATCAACTAGAAGAGTTATACCACATTGTGAGATGAGACTAGGTAGGCTAtagtagcctgggttttcccatgctgccttacgcgcacGATTTTGTTCacactgctaggcagcctggattccatggagcaaattttcgcctcagttaggggaccaatcacagaacggagggagggcagcaagacgatgacgacacaccgaagccgttatgagctacgtacagacgcatttgatagacattcgtagcgcccaataaacagcTCTGGGccttcgtaaaccacgtttcaaatacgagaaaatgaatgtctagttcccaaaccccatctcaatgagatgaggtctgacgttagccaggttAAGGCTATATGGAggttctgttgtaaaataaaGTTGTGAACCAggacttaaagctgcagttgccaagtttgacagattgaggggacttagccaaaattttgaatgttcaCAACTCTCATATCCCTCTCCCACTACCCCCGAGCACCCCCTCAtcaagtttgtgctcgtcagtgtgcaccagactgtgattgacagtcagatctcacacagccctgctctgattggaccagaagaaccgggagctgtggatttttgcaaaacaaataacaggctctaggtggaggtagaagtgtgttttttttctaaaaccggctgatttatgttgttctgttggaGCATAGTGTTCCACTCCCCCTGGTTCTCTGTCCAGGCATGTTCAGACAGGTCCAGATACTACAGTGTCACTTACATTGGTGTCCATTCATTATTCTCCCTCTGTCACAGTCAGAAGATAAGCTATCTTGACCTATATTGGTTGTGGAACTCAGAGGAGACcacgttaaaggagaattcaggtgtgatattgacctaaagtgtattgaaacatgataccgagtgtgaacgtatgtctcatagcccatctcggcttgtcccctgcactccaaaatctggcgctagttagccgatgctaccaacagctttttcaatagtggtgcttcggcatcgggctaggcatgcaaataaatcaccgttttacacccatttacgaggctcaatgtatctccacacttcattggtagacttccgagggccctgacatttaaaacgagacattgagaactttgaaaaagttccgtggaaatgcatggattccagtttcttccagtagcagcaactggaatccatgcatttccacggaattatttttggaatctgatcccttatcatacctgttcattcttactcgttgctcgacttatcgtgactaaattcaagatggctgcaaacgctaaacttcgtgaagatactgtctgtataaatcgtcttgtaagtaaactaccagtgctttttcaaagttctcaatgtctcgttttaaatgtcagggccctcggaagtctaccaatgaagtgtggagatacattgagcctcgtaaatgggtgtaaaacggtgatttatttgcatggctagcccgatgccgaagcaccactattgaaaaagctgttggtagcatcggctaactagcgccagattttggagtgcaggggacaagccgagatgggctatgagacatacattcatactcggtatcatgtttcaatacactttaggtcaatagcACACCGGAATTCCCCTTTAATTTGCTACCACTGTCTAGAATAAGAGACCAAGTTCATTTGCATATACAagtacatttacaaaaaaaaacaatcacacaACTAGAACGACAGGGAATAGTCTGTGCAACAgaccatgtaggctactcttcaTTTGCAGTCTTTGTCTTTCGATGCTTAAAACTAATAATACATGATAAAGTATCTAATATTCTAGTGTATGATACTGGGGCCTGATTAGAGAAGTATAATGAAGCCTAAAACGCAATTCATCACAGTGTGAACTTCCGCAGTTGGCAGATCTATCTAATGGGTTGGGTTTGTATTCAACACAGCATGAATTACTGCTACAGTTAATCAGTGGCATGAGAACAGGTTGATTTTAGGTGAATGGAGTGGCCTAACTCACATGGAGTGGATCCAGAAATGGAACTCAAACTAAAATACCTGCTTGAGGTGGTGACATCGTTACCGCATGGAATTTAGGCCAAGGTAAATAGTTCACTTCAAAACAGCGCAGGGATAAACTACCTCTGCACCACGCTAAAAATAGCCAAGAGCCTTGTTCCGTTTCCCTCCCAGGGAAAGGGTTACAATGCACCCACATTTTGTCTGTTGAGCAACATAATAGTATGCCACGAACTTGCCTCTATGGCTGAATCAATGCATATCTTGGTATATCCACATCACACTCTTACAGATCTTTATATAGAGGGCTCTAGGAGGCAGTGGTTGGATAAGGGATTGCTGGAAGAAGGAATGACTCATTATTATGTAACTTAATAAGGTCTACAATTCAAGAGACTGATAGGGAAAATGTGCATAT
Encoded proteins:
- the nrg1 gene encoding pro-neuregulin-1, membrane-bound isoform isoform X10; its protein translation is MSDKRGKKDRKNGNENGKNSSNLENSPTAEPKLKMMKSKIVDVGKRTAMTCELEAGNPLPKIKWYRDGKEITSKNKPKNTKIKKKKGGRVSELQFKKPTESDTATYTCEAVNNLGKTSITGNLTVIKAATSTTPSVRTSSHVTPCNESEKSYCVNGGDCFTLEVTSGFTKKLCRCPRDYTGDRCQDRVAVRVISPKQAEELYQKRVLTITGICIALLVVGIMCVVAYCKTKKQRQKLHDRLRQSLRERNTMASMANGPQMPPPHPTPENIQLVNQYISKTAPAKHVIEKETETSFSPSQYTSSAHQSTTVTHTSSQSWMNSKHENIVSESRSALVMSSVEGSRQGTPSHRGRLNATGSTRDLGAYLKSTRETPDSSRDSPYSERYMSAMTTPTHLSHVELLSPVTPGSPPSEMSAPLSSLATSVPSVAVSPIVDEDRPLLFLTPPRLRDKQKSGCGSSSGGCGGHGHKNGSGANQCSKRNSAHYNHGQDPSPPPSPLHIMEDDEYESTQEYEATIAATPVALTAAAVTRPPSPTSKKLSHTSAATSAATKRTKPNGIAVGADTVARQGQAEPVGTAPAAVAAAAVSESSSEESSSSDESETEDERVGEDTPFLSIQNPAAGGPEVPTALALRPVDGSRTNPALRLSPQEDLQVRLSSVITNQDPIAV
- the nrg1 gene encoding pro-neuregulin-1, membrane-bound isoform isoform X1 is translated as MTEGVENSSAALVVSPTTSAEVPSAVPEEVPETEAEGEEVAEDESGDDAGEGDAGGEGDAERGALGLAALAGACCVCLEAEQVRSCLHSEKICILPIIACLLSLALCTAGLKWVFVDKIFEYEPHTHLDPDRIGQDPIISADPTLGLPVSPSTLPTSLFPATNSTSGRPEVFVEGSSTKGPFDPSTPRVTNYTPTSAVTIRSTQTINSDNHITRKTGTNKSSTPFPQTTVESNEIPIPNLSPATSTTPSVRTSSHVTPCNESEKSYCVNGGDCFTLEVTSGFTKKLCRCPRDYTGDRCQDRVAVRVISPKQHLGIEFMEAEELYQKRVLTITGICIALLVVGIMCVVAYCKTKKQRQKLHDRLRQSLRERNTMASMANGPQMPPPHPTPENIQLVNQYISKTAPAKHVIEKETETSFSPSQYTSSAHQSTTVTHTSSQSWMNSKHENIVSESRSALVMSSVEGSRQGTPSHRGRLNATGSTRDLGAYLKSTRETPDSSRDSPYSERYMSAMTTPTHLSHVELLSPVTPGSPPSEMSAPLSSLATSVPSVAVSPIVDEDRPLLFLTPPRLRDKQKSGCGSSSGGCGGHGHKNGSGANQCSKRNSAHYNHGQDPSPPPSPLHIMEDDEYESTQEYEATIAATPVALTAAAVTRPPSPTSKKLSHTSAATSAATKRTKPNGIAVGADTVARQGQAEPVGTAPAAVAAAAVSESSSEESSSSDESETEDERVGEDTPFLSIQNPAAGGPEVPTALALRPVDGSRTNPALRLSPQEDLQVRLSSVITNQDPIAV
- the nrg1 gene encoding pro-neuregulin-1, membrane-bound isoform isoform X8, whose product is MSDKRGKKDRKNGNENGKNSSNLENSPTAEPKLKMMKSKIVDVGKRTAMTCELEAGNPLPKIKWYRDGKEITSKNKPKNTKIKKKKGGRVSELQFKKPTESDTATYTCEAVNNLGKTSITGNLTVIKAATSTTPSVRTSSHVTPCNESEKSYCVNGGDCFTLEVTSGFTKKLCRCPRDYTGDRCQDRVAVRVISPKQHLGIEFMEAEELYQKRVLTITGICIALLVVGIMCVVAYCKTKKQRQKLHDRLRQSLRERNTMASMANGPQMPPPHPTPENIQLVNQYISKTAPAKHVIEKETETSFSPSQYTSSAHQSTTVTHTSSQSWMNSKHENIVSESRSALVMSSVEGSRQGTPSHRGRLNATGSTRDLGAYLKSTRETPDSSRDSPYSERYMSAMTTPTHLSHVELLSPVTPGSPPSEMSAPLSSLATSVPSVAVSPIVDEDRPLLFLTPPRLRDKQKSGCGSSSGGCGGHGHKNGSGANQCSKRNSAHYNHGQDPSPPPSPLHIMEDDEYESTQEYEATIAATPVALTAAAVTRPPSPTSKKLSHTSAATSAATKRTKPNGIAVGADTVARQGQAEPVGTAPAAVAAAAVSESSSEESSSSDESETEDERVGEDTPFLSIQNPAAGGPEVPTALALRPVDGSRTNPALRLSPQEDLQVRLSSVITNQDPIAV
- the nrg1 gene encoding pro-neuregulin-1, membrane-bound isoform isoform X4 translates to MTEGVENSSAALVVSPTTSAEVPSAVPEEVPETEAEGEEVAEDESGDDAGEGDAGGEGDAERGALGLAALAGACCVCLEAEQVRSCLHSEKICILPIIACLLSLALCTAGLKWVFVDKIFEYEPHTHLDPDRIGQDPIISADPTLGLPVSPSTLPTSLFPATNSTSGRPEVFVEGSSTKGPFDPSTPRVTNYTPTSAVTIRSTQTINSDNHITRKTGTNKSSTPFPQTTVESNEIPIPNLSPATSTTPSVRTSSHVTPCNESEKSYCVNGGDCFTLEVTSGFTKKLCRCPRDYTGDRCQDRVAVRVISPKQAEELYQKRVLTITGICIALLVVGIMCVVAYCKTKKQRQKLHDRLRQSLRERNTMASMANGPQMPPPHPTPENIQLVNQYISKTAPAKHVIEKETETSFSPSQYTSSAHQSTTVTHTSSQSWMNSKHENIVSESRSALVMSSVEGSRQGTPSHRGRLNATGSTRDLGAYLKSTRETPDSSRDSPYSERYMSAMTTPTHLSHVELLSPVTPGSPPSEMSAPLSSLATSVPSVAVSPIVDEDRPLLFLTPPRLRDKQKSGCGSSSGGCGGHGHKNGSGANQCSKRNSAHYNHGQDPSPPPSPLHIMEDDEYESTQEYEATIAATPVALTAAAVTRPPSPTSKKLSHTSAATSAATKRTKPNGIAVGADTVARQGQAEPVGTAPAAVAAAAVSESSSEESSSSDESETEDERVGEDTPFLSIQNPAAGGPEVPTALALRPVDGSRTNPALRLSPQEDLQVRLSSVITNQDPIAV
- the nrg1 gene encoding pro-neuregulin-1, membrane-bound isoform isoform X9, whose translation is MSDKRGKKDRKNGNENGKNSSNLENSPTAEPKLKMMKSKIVDVGKRTAMTCELEAGNPLPKIKWYRDGKEITSKNKPKNTKIKKKKGGRVSELQFKKPTESDTATYTCEAVNNLGKTSITGNLTVIKAATSTTPSVRTSSHVTPCNESEKSYCVNGGDCFTLEVTSGFTKKLCRCPNEFTGDRCQTYVMASFYKHLGIEFMEAEELYQKRVLTITGICIALLVVGIMCVVAYCKTKKQRQKLHDRLRQSLRERNTMASMANGPQMPPPHPTPENIQLVNQYISKTAPAKHVIEKETETSFSPSQYTSSAHQSTTVTHTSSQSWMNSKHENIVSESRSALVMSSVEGSRQGTPSHRGRLNATGSTRDLGAYLKSTRETPDSSRDSPYSERYMSAMTTPTHLSHVELLSPVTPGSPPSEMSAPLSSLATSVPSVAVSPIVDEDRPLLFLTPPRLRDKQKSGCGSSSGGCGGHGHKNGSGANQCSKRNSAHYNHGQDPSPPPSPLHIMEDDEYESTQEYEATIAATPVALTAAAVTRPPSPTSKKLSHTSAATSAATKRTKPNGIAVGADTVARQGQAEPVGTAPAAVAAAAVSESSSEESSSSDESETEDERVGEDTPFLSIQNPAAGGPEVPTALALRPVDGSRTNPALRLSPQEDLQVRLSSVITNQDPIAV
- the nrg1 gene encoding pro-neuregulin-1, membrane-bound isoform isoform X12 codes for the protein MQREREVLLCQRGRLLHPGGDLGLHQETLQVPQGLHWGSVSGPSGGASHKPKTCPNEFTGDRCQTYVMASFYKAEELYQKRVLTITGICIALLVVGIMCVVAYCKTKKQRQKLHDRLRQSLRERNTMASMANGPQMPPPHPTPENIQLVNQYISKTAPAKHVIEKETETSFSPSQYTSSAHQSTTVTHTSSQSWMNSKHENIVSESRSALVMSSVEGSRQGTPSHRGRLNATGSTRDLGAYLKSTRETPDSSRDSPYSERYMSAMTTPTHLSHVELLSPVTPGSPPSEMSAPLSSLATSVPSVAVSPIVDEDRPLLFLTPPRLRDKQKSGCGSSSGGCGGHGHKNGSGANQCSKRNSAHYNHGQDPSPPPSPLHIMEDDEYESTQEYEATIAATPVALTAAAVTRPPSPTSKKLSHTSAATSAATKRTKPNGIAVGADTVARQGQAEPVGTAPAAVAAAAVSESSSEESSSSDESETEDERVGEDTPFLSIQNPAAGGPEVPTALALRPVDGSRTNPALRLSPQEDLQVRLSSVITNQDPIAV
- the nrg1 gene encoding pro-neuregulin-1, membrane-bound isoform isoform X11 gives rise to the protein MQREREVLLCQRGRLLHPGGDLGLHQETLQVPQGLHWGSVSGPSGGASHKPKTCPNEFTGDRCQTYVMASFYKHLGIEFMEAEELYQKRVLTITGICIALLVVGIMCVVAYCKTKKQRQKLHDRLRQSLRERNTMASMANGPQMPPPHPTPENIQLVNQYISKTAPAKHVIEKETETSFSPSQYTSSAHQSTTVTHTSSQSWMNSKHENIVSESRSALVMSSVEGSRQGTPSHRGRLNATGSTRDLGAYLKSTRETPDSSRDSPYSERYMSAMTTPTHLSHVELLSPVTPGSPPSEMSAPLSSLATSVPSVAVSPIVDEDRPLLFLTPPRLRDKQKSGCGSSSGGCGGHGHKNGSGANQCSKRNSAHYNHGQDPSPPPSPLHIMEDDEYESTQEYEATIAATPVALTAAAVTRPPSPTSKKLSHTSAATSAATKRTKPNGIAVGADTVARQGQAEPVGTAPAAVAAAAVSESSSEESSSSDESETEDERVGEDTPFLSIQNPAAGGPEVPTALALRPVDGSRTNPALRLSPQEDLQVRLSSVITNQDPIAV